In the genome of Anomalospiza imberbis isolate Cuckoo-Finch-1a 21T00152 unplaced genomic scaffold, ASM3175350v1 scaffold_378, whole genome shotgun sequence, one region contains:
- the LOC137466661 gene encoding sulfotransferase 2B1-like, producing the protein MSRGYFQHGGVTFPGLLYSPRGLEAARDFPVEDDDIFNVTYQKSGTVWMLEILSLIRQGGDPGWCRSVPNWDRGPWLETLLGYRRARGNARPRIISSHLPVQLFPRAFFASKAKVIYTVRDPKDVLVSLFHFARIFRPYKDPGSLEEFMEKFLEGDVPFGSWFQHVRGWLQLRGRENFFWISYEELQQDLRGSVQRLCSFLGRPLAPAALDAVVANASFVTMSHNPMSNFSLSPTFILDRRRGPFLRKGGTPGTPGTPGGVGTWGHRGHPGDWGHQGHRGEWGHPGDWGKWGQWEGSRGDWRNHLSPEQSRRFDLVYRERMEGLGVSFPWDPQNQAEDPQKNPRDPLEEGEAPPKTPQDPQKEGGSPPEKPSGPPRNPPGPPKNLSGPPRDPPGAPSP; encoded by the exons ATGTCGCGCGGGTACTTCCAGCACGGGGGGGTGACGTTCCCGGGGCTCCTCTACTCCCCCCGCGGCCTCGAGGCCGCGCGCGATTTCCCCGTGGAGGACGACGACATCTTCAACGTCACCTACCAGAAATCGG GGACGGTGTGGATGCTGGAGATCCTGAGCCTGATCCGCCAGGGCGGGGACCCCGGCTGGTGCCGCTCGGTGCCCAACTGGGACCGGGGCCCGTGGCTGGAGACGCTGCTGGGCTACCGGCGAGCGCGCGGCAACGCCCGGCCCCGCATCATCAGCTCCCACCTGCCCGTGCAGCTCTTCCCCAGGGCCTTCTTCGCCTCCAAGGCCAAG GTGATTTACACCGTGCGGGACCCCAAGGACGTGCTGGTGTCCCTGTTCCACTTCGCGCGGATCTTCCGGCCCTACAAGGACCCCGGGAGCCTCGAGGAGttcatggagaaattcctggAGGGCGACG tgccctTCGGCTCCTGGTTCCAGCACGTCCGGGGGTGGCTGCAGCTCCGCGGCCGCGAGAATTTCTTCTGGATCAGCTacgaggagctgcagcag gaCCTGCGGGGCAGTGTCCAGCGCCTCTGCTCCTTCCTGGGCCGGCCGCTGGCGCCGGCCGCGCTGGACGCCGTGGTGGCCAACGCGTCCTTTGTCACCATGAGCCACAACCCCATGAGCAACTTCAGCCTCAGCCCCACCTTCATCCTGGACCGGCGGCGCGGGCCCTTCCTGCGCAAGGGTGGGaccccggggacaccggggacaccggggggagtggggacatggggacaccggggacatccaggggattggggacaccagggacaccggggggagTGGGGACATCCAGGGGATTGGGGAAAGTGGGGACAATGGGAG GGATCTCGGGGGGACTGGCGGAACCACCTGAGCCCGGAGCAGAGCCGGCGCTTCGACCTCGTCTACCGCGAGCgcatggaggggctgggggtctccttcccctgggacccccaaaaccaggCCGAAGACCCCCAGAAaaacccccgggaccccctaGAAGAGGGTGAAGCCCCCCCTAAaacccctcaggacccccaaaaAGAGGGGGGAAGCCCCCCAGAAAAACCCTCGGGAccccccagaaaccccccaggaccccccaaaaacctctcaggacccccccgggaccccccaggagccccctcCCCATGA
- the LOC137466662 gene encoding protein arginine N-methyltransferase 1, translating into MDFGVLGWILGFWGWILGFLGSLTPLPQIECSSISDYAVKIVKANKLDHVVSIIKGKVEEVELPVEKVDIIISEWMGYCLFYESMLNTVIYARDKWLSPAGLIFPDRATLYVTAIEDRQYKDYKIHWWENVYGFDMSCIKDVAIKEPLVDVVDPKQLVTNACLIKEVDIYTVKVEELTFTAPFCLQVKRNDYVHALVAYFNIEFTRCHKRTGFSTSPESPYTHWKQTVFYMEEYLTVKSGEEIFGTITMKPNAKNNRDLDFTIDLDFKGQLCELSCSTDYRMR; encoded by the exons atggattttggggttttggggtggattttggggttttgggggtggattttggggtttttagggtcCCTGACTCCCCTCCCCCAGATCGAGTGCTCCAGCATCTCCGACTACGCCGTCAAGATCGTCAAGGCCAACAAACTGGACCACG TGGTTTCCATCATCAAGGGCAAGGTGGAGGAGGTGGAGCTGCCGGTGGAGAAGGTGGACATCATCATCAGCGAGTGGATGGGCTACTGCCTCTTCTACGAGTCCATGCTGAACACCGTCATCTACGCCCGCGACAAGTGGCTG AGCCCGGCCGGGCTGATCTTCCCCGACCGCGCCACGCTCTACGTGACGGCCATCGAGGACCGGCAGTACAAGGACTACAAAATCCACT GGTGGGAGAACGTCTACGGCTTCGACATGTCCTGCATCAAGGACGTGGCCATCAAGGAGCCCCTGGTGGACGTGGTGGACCCCAAGCAGCTGGTGACCAACGCCTGCCTCATCAAG GAAGTCGACATCTACACGGTGAAGGTGGAGGAGCTGACGTTCACGGCGCCCTTCTGCCTGCAGGTGAAGCGCAACGACTACGTGCACGCGCTGGTGGCCTACTTCAACATCGAGTTCACGCGCTGCCACAAGAGAACCGGCTTCTCCACCA GCCCTGAGTCGCCCTACACGCACTGGAAGCAGACCGTGTTCTACATGGAGGAGTACCTGACGGTGAAGAGCGGCGAGGAAATCTTCGGCACCATCACCATGAAACCCAACGCCAAAAACAAC CGCGACCTGGACTTCACCATCGACCTGGACTTCAAGGGGCAGCTCTGCGAACTCTCCTGCTCCACCGACTACCGCATGCGTTAG